ACTGAACAACAGGCCGAGAAAGTGCCTCGGCTACCGGACGCCCCAGGAAGTGTTCGATGAAGCCAGGGGTGGTGCACTTGCAAATTGAATCCACCGGGTCTGGCTGTTGTTGGAGATTGGAGATTGATGTAAGCAATTATAGATAACAATATGGTGCATGTCTGCGTTTATGGTGTTGGGTTTTTGCAGGCGCTTTCAGGGGCAGCGATGCACAATGTAATAATGTTCCGCCTCTGCACAAATAAGGTTTGATTGTAAAACTATAGTATCCAGTTAAAGCTGTGAAGATATAAAATGGACATGACTCCCAAGATAGCAGTTAAAAACTTGTTTAAAATTTTTGGCCCCCATCCGGAAAAGGCACGTAAACTGCTTGATCAGGGGTTAAGTAAAGAAGAGATCCTTGAGAAGACTGAAACCACTATCGCTGTTCAAGATGCTAGTTTCGAAGTTTACGACGGCGAAATCTTCGTCATTATGGGGCTTTCAGGGTCAGGAAAGTCTACTATGGTCCGTATGCTTAATCGGCTTATCGAGCCGACGAGCGGCCAAATATTCGTTGATGGTGAAGAGATCACCAAAATGAGCAAGGAGCAGCTGATTCAGTTGCGCCGTGAGAAGATGAGTATGGTTTTCCAGTCCTTTGCCCTAATGCCACACCTGACAGTGCTGCAAAATGTTGCCTTTGGTCTGGAGATGGCCGGTGCAGATCGTAACTCCCGTGAAGCCAGGGCTCTCCAGGCTCTCAAACAGGTTGGTCTTGAAGCTTGGGCGCAGAGTCTGCCAGAGGAGCTTTCTGGCGGTATGCAGCAGCGGGTCGGTTTGGCTCGTGGGTTGGCGACAGACCCTGATGTTTTGCTGATGGACGAAGCCTTTTCTGCTCTAGACCCATTGATCCGTACTGAAATGCAGGATGAGCTTCTTAAACTGCAGGCGAATCAGAAACGGACCATCGTTTTTATCTCTCACGATCTTGATGAGGCGATGCGTATCGGGGATCGCATCGCAATTATGGAAGGAGGTCGAGTTGTCCAGGTTGGCACCCCAGAAGAGATTTTGCAAAACCCGGCAGACGATTATGTGCGCGCCTTTTTCCGAGGGGTTGACCCAACCAATATCCTTACAGCAGGTGACATAGCTGTCGACAATCAAGTCACAATCGTTATTGTTGACGGGAAAAGTCCCCGTGCCGCATTGCAGCGACTGATCAAGAATGACCGTGGCTACGGTTATGTGGTCGATAGCAACCGAACTTTTAAGGGTATTGTATCGACCGATTCGTTGCGTGAAGTGATTGAGCGGCCAGAGTCGGAACAGACAATTCCAAATGCTTACCTTGAAGGCGTTCAACCAGCATCTGTCAACGATTTTATGCAGGATATCCTGCCGGAAATCACCAAGCATCCTTGGCCGTTGCCAGTTCTTGATGACGATGGCAAGTATCTAGGGGCCATTTCCAAAAATCTATTTCTGCGCACCCTTCACCGCAGTGAATCACGACAATGATTGCCTAAGCTTAAATGAACATTTGTGCCGATGAATTTTTTCAACTTTGAAGAGCAGCTTATCCCGTTGGACGAGTGGGTCCAGGCCTTTGTCGATTGGCTGGTGGCCAATTATCGTGACATTTTCCAAGCCGTAAAGACTCCAGTAGAGTGGAGCCTGAAGGGGCTTGAGTGGTTTTTCAGTGCCTTGCCTCCTTGGCTGGTGATCCTGATTTTTGCCGTCGCCGCTTGGCGATTTGCGGGCAAGCGGGTGTCCTGTTTTACCGTAATGACCTTCCTTCTGATTGGCAGTCTTGGCCTCTGGGAAGATACTATGACCACTCTGTCGATGGTGATCTGCTCCGTGGCCTTCTGTGCCGTCACTGGAATCCCGCTGGGGGTATTGGCAGGCCGCAGCGACCGTTTCGAAATGATCCTGCGTCCCTTCCTCGATGCCATGCAGACCACTCCGGCCTTTGTCTACTTGGTACCGGTGGTGATGCTGTTCAGTATCGGCACTGTCTCGGGAATTCTTGCCACCATTGTCTTTGCCCTGCCGCCGATCATTCGCTTGACCAGCCTTGGTATCCGTCAAGTTCATCCCGAACTGGTCGAAGCGGCTCTCGCCTTTGGTGCTACAGACTGGCAGGTATTGCGTAAGGTACAATTCCCGTTGGCTATGCCGTCGATCATGGCCGGCCTTAATCAGACAATCATGATGGCGTTGTCCATGGTAGTCATCGCTGCCCTGATCGGTGCCGGTGGGCTTGGTAACCCAGTGGTTCAGGGGCTCAACACCTTGGAGATCGGTATGGCTACCGTTGGTGGCTTAGCCATAGTTTTGCTTGCGATGGTCTTGGATCGGATCACTCAGGGGATTGGTAAGAAATAAAAGACTCATTGAGAAGGACTATTCCTTCGCACTGAAGGATAAGGGTGTAGATCGTATGAGGGCAGAATTGCCCCGCTTTTGTGTTGAGCCGTCCACCGATTGATCGGGAATGCTTGCTGATTGCTGATAAGGCTGCGACTCCCATCAGTTGAATCTGTTTTCTAAGAAAGAGGAGGTTTTATGAAACGACTGCTGTTTGCATTGTTGATTCTGGCCTTGGCCATGCCGGGCTACGCGAGTTCAGACAAGCCGGGCAAAGGTGTTACGGTACGGCCTGCCCGCGCCACCTGGAATACCGGTTATTTTCAGGCCGCTTTGGTCGAGGAAGGGCTTAGGGAGCTAGGTTACAAACTAAAAAAAACCAAAGAACTGCAGAATCCGCTTTTCTATCAGGCCGTTGCGCTTGGTGACGTCGACTATTGGCCAAACGGATGGTTTCCGAACCACACCAGTCAAATGCCAAAAGGGTGGCAGGATAAGGTGGAAATTGTCGGTTATGTTGTAAAAGCCGGTGGTCTGCAGGGATACTTGGTTTCAAAAAAGGATGTTGAAAAATACAACATCAAGTCGCTGGATGACTTTAAGCGTCCAGAGGTCAAGAGGGCTTTTGACGACAATGGTGACGGCAAGGCAGATCTGACCGCTTGCCCTCCCGGCTGGGGCTGCGAAAAGGTCATCAGTCACCATCTGGACGTTTACGGCTTGAAAGACCACATCAATCCGATCAAAGCCGGCTACTCTGCCAGCATGGCCGACACCTTGGCCCGTTACAAAGCTGGCAAACCAGTTTTCTTTTACACTTGGGCACCGAACTGGACCATCGGTAAACTGAAGCCGGGCCGGGACGTGATGTGGATTAACGTACCGAAGATCGTGCCAAAAGAATCCCAGATGCCGGGCAAGGATCGAATGACTGTCAGCGGCGTTACGGGTGCAGTTACCGACCCCCTCAAAGCAGGTTTTGTTGTCAGCGACATCCGGATTGTTGCCAACAAGAAGTTTCTCGCCAAAAACCCGGCTGCTAAGAAATTCTTCGAGGTTTTTACTTTACCGCTTTCCGATATCAACCAGCAGAACACTCGCATGCAGGATGGCGAAAACTCGCCGAAGGATATCAAGCGTCACGTCAAGGAGTGGATTCAAAAAAACCAGCAAAAATGGAACAGCTGGCTTGAGGCGGCACGTAAGGCAGCCAAATAGGTCGGTCCATCTATAAGGAAAATGAACTGCAAGAGCCGGAAGGACAATCCTTCCGGCTCTTGTTCGTTTG
This region of Geothermobacter ehrlichii genomic DNA includes:
- the proV gene encoding glycine betaine/L-proline ABC transporter ATP-binding protein ProV yields the protein MDMTPKIAVKNLFKIFGPHPEKARKLLDQGLSKEEILEKTETTIAVQDASFEVYDGEIFVIMGLSGSGKSTMVRMLNRLIEPTSGQIFVDGEEITKMSKEQLIQLRREKMSMVFQSFALMPHLTVLQNVAFGLEMAGADRNSREARALQALKQVGLEAWAQSLPEELSGGMQQRVGLARGLATDPDVLLMDEAFSALDPLIRTEMQDELLKLQANQKRTIVFISHDLDEAMRIGDRIAIMEGGRVVQVGTPEEILQNPADDYVRAFFRGVDPTNILTAGDIAVDNQVTIVIVDGKSPRAALQRLIKNDRGYGYVVDSNRTFKGIVSTDSLREVIERPESEQTIPNAYLEGVQPASVNDFMQDILPEITKHPWPLPVLDDDGKYLGAISKNLFLRTLHRSESRQ
- a CDS encoding ABC transporter permease yields the protein MNFFNFEEQLIPLDEWVQAFVDWLVANYRDIFQAVKTPVEWSLKGLEWFFSALPPWLVILIFAVAAWRFAGKRVSCFTVMTFLLIGSLGLWEDTMTTLSMVICSVAFCAVTGIPLGVLAGRSDRFEMILRPFLDAMQTTPAFVYLVPVVMLFSIGTVSGILATIVFALPPIIRLTSLGIRQVHPELVEAALAFGATDWQVLRKVQFPLAMPSIMAGLNQTIMMALSMVVIAALIGAGGLGNPVVQGLNTLEIGMATVGGLAIVLLAMVLDRITQGIGKK
- the proX gene encoding glycine betaine/L-proline ABC transporter substrate-binding protein ProX, whose product is MKRLLFALLILALAMPGYASSDKPGKGVTVRPARATWNTGYFQAALVEEGLRELGYKLKKTKELQNPLFYQAVALGDVDYWPNGWFPNHTSQMPKGWQDKVEIVGYVVKAGGLQGYLVSKKDVEKYNIKSLDDFKRPEVKRAFDDNGDGKADLTACPPGWGCEKVISHHLDVYGLKDHINPIKAGYSASMADTLARYKAGKPVFFYTWAPNWTIGKLKPGRDVMWINVPKIVPKESQMPGKDRMTVSGVTGAVTDPLKAGFVVSDIRIVANKKFLAKNPAAKKFFEVFTLPLSDINQQNTRMQDGENSPKDIKRHVKEWIQKNQQKWNSWLEAARKAAK